In Desulfobacterales bacterium, the genomic stretch GGGCATTGCCACCACCCGCGGCGATATCGATATCGTGGTCACAGAATACGGCATTGCCGAGCTTCACGGCAAAAGCATCTACCAGCGGGTCATGGAACTCACCCAGATCGCCCATCCCAAATTCCGGGAGGGGCTGATTGACGATGCCAAAAAACGGCACTACATTTTTCCGGATCAGGTGCCGCCCAGCCGGCAGGATCTGATTTTTCTGGAAAACTATAAATCCTACCTGGATCTCCCCAGCGGCAAATCCGTGGAATTCCGGCCCCTTCTGTCCTCGGACGAGTTCGCCATCCGGAACTTTTTTTACTCCCTGCGGGATCAGAGCATTTACTACCGGTTTTTCCATCAGAAACGGGTGTTTAAGCGGGAGATGCTCCAGAAGCAGTGGGCCACCGTGGATTACCGGAAAAACATGAGTATCGTGGGGCTCGTCCAGAAGGGCAAATACAAGGAAATCATTGCCATCGGCTCCTATTACGGCGAAGATGATACGGACCAGGCGGAAGTGGCGTTTCTGGTCCGGGAGGATTACCAGAGCATGGGCATCGGCCGCTACCTGCTGGATGTGCTCGAAGAAATCGCCAAACAGAATCAATACAAGGCATTTACCGCCACTGTGATGAGCGAGAATGTCGCCATGATCCATTTATTCAAAAAACACTATCCCAAGGCCCAGGTTAAGCACTACGGCCAGGAGTCTGAGTTCTATATGCCGTTTTAACCCTTCCCGGCTTCGACGCCGCCTTTTTTATCCCGGACGGTTTAGAGGTTGTCATTCCGAGGAGCGCGAGCGACGAGGAATCTTAAATATAAGATTTCTCGCTGCCGCTCGAAATGACAGTACCGAGGGATTTTGAAGACCTTATTGAGTTACTTTCTGCAAAAATACCGTCGCGGCGGATTAGGCCGCTGCTTATGAAACTGTCGAGAAAAAGTAAATTTTTACTTACGGTTAGAGGCAAAATTGGGATTGGAGCCAGTCATGCAGCCCTATCAGATAACATCGCCGGATGACATTGAACTGCTGCTGTCCGTGATGCCGCCGGATATTCGCGGGGCAGTCGATCAGATCAATCCCCAGGACGAATTGATCGAGATCGTTCTGGATCTGGGCCGGCCGCCGGAAGCCCGGTTTCCGGGCGGCATGAAGGTTTTGTCCGATGAAAATGTAACCCAGGCGGCCATCGACTATGTGGTGGAGCGGGTCGGCCGGTTCACCCGGGACAACCGGGCCGGCATCGAGCGGACCCTGCACCGGATATCGGCCATCAGGAACCGTCTGGGCGCCATTGTGGGGCTTACCTGCCGGGTGGGCCGCGCGATTTTCGGCACCGTGGATATCTTGCAGGATGTGATTGAAAGCGGCTCGTCTATTCTGCTGCTCGGCCCGCCGGGCGTGGGCAAAACCACCCTGCTGCGCGAATCCGCCCGGGTGCTGGCCGATGAGATGAACAAGCGGGTGGTGATTGTGGATACGTCAAATGAGATCGCCGGTGACGGGGATGTCCCGCATCCGGGCATCGGCCGGGCCCGGCGGATGCAGGTGCCGTCCACCGACCGCCAGCACGCGGTGATGATCGAGGCGGTGGAAAACCACATGCCCGAGGTGATCGTGATCGATGAAATCGGTACCGAGGCCGAAGCGCTGGCCGCGCGAACCATTGCGGAGCGCGGTGTGCAGCTGATCGCCACCGCCCACGGCCGAAGCCTTGAGAATCTCTTGCAGAACCCCACACTTGCGGATCTCCTGGGCGGGGTTCAGTCCGTGACCCTGTCCGACGAAGAGGCGCGGCGCCGGCGGACGCAGAAGTCGATCCTCGAGAGAAAAGCCCCGCCCACGTTCAATGTACTGGTTGAGATTCTGGACCGGGACCGCCTGGCGGTCAATTATGCCCTGGCAAACGTGGTGGATGCGCTGTTAAAAGGCACGCCGGCAACCCCGGAGCTAAGAATCCGCCATGACGACGGGCGGGTGGAGACCCGGGCCGGTGAGGGGCCGGCCGAACCGACGGGAATGGGGAAGGTGCCGGATTATGCGCCGTCCAAGGACCGGCCCCTGCGTATTTTTACCTACGGCGTGAGCCGCAAACGCCTGGAGCAGGCGATTCAAAAGTTTCGCGTGCCGGTTCAGCTGGTTGCCGATCTGGAGCGGGCGGACATGGTGCTTACCCTGAAATCCCAGGAAAAGCGAAAACCCCGGCAGCTGCTTGAGATTCAGAAAAAGGGGGTGCCCCTTCACGTGATCAAAAGCAATACCGTGACCCAGATTGAAAAATTCATGCAGAGCGTTTTCGGCGAAAACAACGGCGATACCGAGCCCGGGGAAAAACCGCAGGCGCTGTTTGAGGCCGAGGAAGCGGTCAGCCGGGTTTTTGAAAAAGGCCTTCCCATCGAATTAACCCCCCGCTCCCCCTATGTACGCCGCCTTCAGCACGAGATGATTGTCCGCTACGGGCTGATCACCGAAAGCCGGGGCCAGAAGAACAACCGACGCGTGGTGATATATCCGTTCTAACCGAACAGAGGTATTAAAGGGCATTGGTTTTCTGCATATTGGTCGGCACGGTGGCCGACCCTACGTAATTTCTGCGTCATATTGGTCGGCACGGTGGCCGACCCTACGCAATTTCTGCATTAACCCTCGTAGAAGGGCAGGCTAACGTACCTGCCTGAAGCCGACCCTACGTAATTTCTGCGTCATATTGGTCGGCACGGTGGCCGACCCTACGCAATTTCTGCGTTAACCCTCGTAGGGCAGGCCACCGTGCCTGCCTGAAGACAGATAAAACAAATTTACCGTGGCCTGTCCCATTGCAAACCGGTTTTTTATTGTTATTTTATTATGTAATCCCGGAATAATCGGTAATCGGTTCATTGCTTAGGGGCAAGGCGGTATGCGTTGATTCATTGCTTCAGTCGCTGGTGAAAATGGATGTCGCTTGGATGATGCGAGGCATCTTGTCCCTTATTGGATAGGATGCTTTTTTTGTTGGTCGATTGGCGGGATAAGTCAATTTGGAGGTGCATACATATGTATACGGAACATACGGAATATAGCAGGCAGGCGGACGGTTTTTCCCCAAATGAATCAGCGGAGCCGGGGATGGATGAATTTTCGGAAATGAGCGGCGAAGACCTGATGGCCGTTTATGAGCAGACATTCAAGGAATTTAAGACCGGTGAAATCGTCGAGGGGGAAGTGGTTGATATGGATAATGAGCGGGTGCTCATCGATATCGGCTACAAGACAGAGGGCGAAGTGCCGAAGGCGGAGTTCCTTGATAATAACAGAGAGTTTCATCTGAATATCGGTGATCGGGTCCAGGTGGTGCTGGTCCACAAAGATGAGGACGGCTATCCGGTGCTCTCCCGGCATGGGGTGGCACAGGTCCGGCGCCTGGATGAGCTGCAGAAGAAGTATGATTCCGGGGAAACCGTAACCGGTAAAATCGTTTCCCGGAAAAAGGGCGGTTTTATCGTGGATGTGGGCATATCCGCGTTTCTGCCGGCCTCCCAGCTGGATGTGAAGCGAATCAATGATTTTGATGCCTGGCTGGATACGGAGCAGGAGTTTAAGGTGCTGCAGTTTGACCGGAAAAGTGAAAATGTGGTGCTATCCCGGCGCGTGCTTTTGGAAGAGGCCTATCAGCGCGAAAAGGAAGCGGCCATCAAGCGTATCCACAAGGGCGATGTGATTGAAGGCACCATCAACAACATTACCGATTACGGCCTGTTTGTGGAGTTAGGCAGTATTGTCGGGCTGGTGCATGTCAGCAATTTGGGCTGGACAACCATGAAGCACCCGGCCAAATTATATGACGTGGGTGAGAAGGTTTCCGTTAAGGTCCTGGATGTGGATGAGAGCAGCATGAAGGTGACTTTAGGCACGAAGCAGCTGATGCCCAATCCCTGGGATACCCTTCATGAGCGCTATCCCGTGGGCTCGGTGATCGAGGGCAATGTCAAAAAGGTGACCGATTTCGGCATCTTTGTGGCCATTGAGGAAGGCATCAACGGCCTGGTTCATGTTTCCGACTTGTCCTGGACCGAGGAGATCAAGTCGGCGGCCCAGCATTATAAGCGGGGCGATACGGTGACCGCTAAAATCCTGGATATTGACCGGGAGAACCAGCGGGTCCGCCTGGGCGTTAAGCAGCTGTATCCGCATCCCTGGGAGGAAGTGGCCCGAACCTATCTGCCGGGTACCCCGGTAACCGGAAAAATCATTAACATCACCAGTTTCGGGCTTTTCACGGAAATAGATGAGGGCGTCCAGGGCCTGGTCCATGTTTCCGAAATTCCGGCTAAAAAGGGGGGGAACCCCCTTGAGCAGTTTGAGGTGGGACAAACCATCGAGGCCCGCGTTATCGAGGTGCTGCCAGAAGAAAAAAAGATAAGGCTCAGCTTAAAGCCGGAGCCGAAAGAAAAAAGCGAACTGGGCCAGATGCTGCGCGAGAAGTTTGCGGAAAAGGGAGCAGGCAGCTCGGAGTAGTCTGTTCCGCACTGGACTGCTCTGTGCTCCCCT encodes the following:
- a CDS encoding R3H domain-containing nucleic acid-binding protein, encoding MQPYQITSPDDIELLLSVMPPDIRGAVDQINPQDELIEIVLDLGRPPEARFPGGMKVLSDENVTQAAIDYVVERVGRFTRDNRAGIERTLHRISAIRNRLGAIVGLTCRVGRAIFGTVDILQDVIESGSSILLLGPPGVGKTTLLRESARVLADEMNKRVVIVDTSNEIAGDGDVPHPGIGRARRMQVPSTDRQHAVMIEAVENHMPEVIVIDEIGTEAEALAARTIAERGVQLIATAHGRSLENLLQNPTLADLLGGVQSVTLSDEEARRRRTQKSILERKAPPTFNVLVEILDRDRLAVNYALANVVDALLKGTPATPELRIRHDDGRVETRAGEGPAEPTGMGKVPDYAPSKDRPLRIFTYGVSRKRLEQAIQKFRVPVQLVADLERADMVLTLKSQEKRKPRQLLEIQKKGVPLHVIKSNTVTQIEKFMQSVFGENNGDTEPGEKPQALFEAEEAVSRVFEKGLPIELTPRSPYVRRLQHEMIVRYGLITESRGQKNNRRVVIYPF
- a CDS encoding S1 RNA-binding domain-containing protein; translated protein: MYTEHTEYSRQADGFSPNESAEPGMDEFSEMSGEDLMAVYEQTFKEFKTGEIVEGEVVDMDNERVLIDIGYKTEGEVPKAEFLDNNREFHLNIGDRVQVVLVHKDEDGYPVLSRHGVAQVRRLDELQKKYDSGETVTGKIVSRKKGGFIVDVGISAFLPASQLDVKRINDFDAWLDTEQEFKVLQFDRKSENVVLSRRVLLEEAYQREKEAAIKRIHKGDVIEGTINNITDYGLFVELGSIVGLVHVSNLGWTTMKHPAKLYDVGEKVSVKVLDVDESSMKVTLGTKQLMPNPWDTLHERYPVGSVIEGNVKKVTDFGIFVAIEEGINGLVHVSDLSWTEEIKSAAQHYKRGDTVTAKILDIDRENQRVRLGVKQLYPHPWEEVARTYLPGTPVTGKIINITSFGLFTEIDEGVQGLVHVSEIPAKKGGNPLEQFEVGQTIEARVIEVLPEEKKIRLSLKPEPKEKSELGQMLREKFAEKGAGSSE